A DNA window from Camelina sativa cultivar DH55 chromosome 17, Cs, whole genome shotgun sequence contains the following coding sequences:
- the LOC104758150 gene encoding protein phosphatase 2C 7-like produces the protein MQDSVIALPHFLKIPIEMLMRDHEGMNPSLTHIPCHFFGVYDGHGGSQVAEYCRDRIHFALAEEIERIKVKLCNSELSESRQVQWKKVFTNCFLRVVDEVAGKISSRPSTGSSDNVLEAVVPESIGSTAVVALVCSSHIIVSNCGNSRVVLLRGKESMHLSVDHRPEREDEYARIEKTGGKVVQWQGARSSFGVLNTSRSIGDEYLEPYVRPDPEVMFMPRAREDECLILASDGLWDVMSNQEACDFARKRILAWHKKNGALPLAERGVGEDHACQAAADYLSKLALQKRSKDNVSIIVVDLKFHRKFKTKS, from the exons ATGCAAGATTCTGTTATAGCTTTACCCCATTTTCTGAAAATACCCATTGAAATGCTTATGAGAGATCATGAGGGGATGAATCCAAGTCTCACACACATCCCTTGTCATTTTTTCGGTGTATATGATGGCCATGGCGGATCTCAG GTTGCTGAATACTGTCGTGATAGAATCCACTTTGCTTTGGCTGAAGAAATTGAGCGCATTAAAGTTAAGTTATGCAACAGTGAATTAAGTGAGAGTAGGCAAGTCCAGTGGAAGAAAGTCTTCACCAATTGTTTTCTAAGGGTCGTTGATGAGGTCGCAGGGAAAATCAGCAGTCGTCCCAGTACTGGTTCGTCTGATAATGTTCTTGAGGCTGTTGTCCCTGAGTCCATCGGATCCACTGCCGTAGTAGCATTGGTTTGCTCATCACATATAATTGTTTCCAACTGTGGTAATTCAAGAGTGGTTTTATTGCGAGGCAAAGAATCTATGCATTTATCAGTTGACCACAGA CCAGAGAGAGAGGACGAGTATGCAAGAATAGAGAAAACTGGAGGAAAAGTTGTACAATGGCAAGGCGCCAGATCAAGTTTTGGCGTTCTCAACACGTCGAGGTCCATTG gtgaTGAATATCTGGAGCCATATGTAAGACCAGATCCCGAGGTGATGTTTATGCCACGAGCTAGAGAGGACGAGTGTCTAATATTGGCCAGTGATGGACTTTGGGATGTAATGAGTAACCAAGAAGCTTGCGATTTTGCGAGGAAGCGGATCTTGGCTTGGCACAAGAAGAATGGAGCACTGCCTTTAGCTGAGAGAGGTGTAGGGGAAGACCACGCTTGTCAAGCTGCGGCTGATTATCTCTCCAAACTCGCTTTACAAAAGAGAAGCAAAGACAATGTCTCGATCATAGTCGTCGACTTGAAATTCCACAGAAAGTTCAAGACCAAATCTTGA
- the LOC104759839 gene encoding putative disease resistance protein At4g11170: MVLSKYERSSDENTLGTEKSSFNVSNEKDKSLPGNTAFNCVGMECHLKAVSGLMELQSENEVRIVGIWGVGGVGKLTLARCVYKETMQYFHIHVFLENIGKIYKDRGPSGLHEELLWNNIQREALGVRSSKNGFDVTKARFRNRKVLLIVDGVDKNEQIEDVQKVATWFGSGSRVMVTTRDEKFLVANGLTHLYEVKCLRVHEALQLFYQFAFNEPAPSTSFKRLSVRAVQLAGRIPLSLKVLGSFLCGKSGHEWERVLQKLESQRVKDKAEVAEASTDLRR; the protein is encoded by the exons ATGGTATTGTCTAAATACGAACGATCGTCTGATGAAAACACTTTAGGAACAGAGAAAAGCAGCTTCAATGTATCAAATGAGAAGGATAAGTCTCTGCCGGGGAACACTGCATTCAACTGTGTAGGGATGGAGTGTCACCTGAAGGCTGTGAGTGGATTGATGGAGTTACAATCTGAAAATGAAGTTCGTATAGTTGGCATCTGGGGAGTAGGAGGGGTTGGCAAATTGACCCTTGCAAGATGTGTGTACAAGGAGACCATGCAATATTTCCATATCCATGTTTTCCTGGAGAATATTGGAAAGATTTATAAAGACCGTGGTCCATCAGGTTTACATGAAGAGCTGCTGTGGAATAATATCCAAAGAGAGGCTTTAGGAGTAAGGAGTTCCAAAAATGGCTTTGATGTTACCAAAGCAAGGTTTCGAAACCGTAAAGTGCTGCTCATTGTTGATGGTGTGGATAAGAATGAACAGATAGAGGATGTTCAGAAAGTCGCCACTTGGTTTGGTTCAGGGAGTAGAGTTATGGTGACGACCAGAGACGAGAAATTTCTTGTAGCAAATGGCCTAACACATTTATATGAAGTCAAGTGTCTGAGAGTCCATGAAGCTCTTCAACTCTTCTATCAGTTTGCTTTCAACGAGCCAGCCCCTTCTACTAGTTTCAAACGGCTCTCGGTTCGTGCTGTCCAACTTGCTGGCCGAATTCCTTTATCTCTTAAAGTACTCGGCTCATTTCTATGTGGGAAAAGTGGACACGAGTGGGAACGAGTCTTGCAGAAACTTGAAAGTCAACGAGTTAAGGACAAAGCGGAAGTAGCAGAAGCATCTACGGAT CTTCGAAGGTAA
- the LOC104759840 gene encoding disease resistance protein TAO1-like — MALSPTPSTGSDVFVSFRGEEIRRVFVSHIYRSLEQKGIRTFKGETELNLEPSEIHLAAIRASKVAIVVVSKNYVSSPSVLRELEEILNYLRNGYLTVFPVYYGVDDSDVKRQAEEVCTDQVELSATAWRNALMELACISGEQSNNWHCLDREDDAELILKITNDIWDKLTSSRFRGLVGMDLRMRRLYELLCLDAKYDEVREIGIWGRASLGKRTLAKIVYQEISHSFDVSFQASGSLHMISPDDTAWLTDQRVLLVLVGVDIIEKLDILREYIKLFGPGSRVIVTCLDKKLLLACGVTLLYQVESLEFYEALELLNLHAFKDIAPLEGYEQFLARAIKIGNGYPSVIAAVGSELCAKPKEEWETILSRYEQSSDECTTGTERSSSDASVGSR, encoded by the exons ATGGCTTTATCTCCGACTCCGAGCACCGGGTCCGACGTGTTTGTGAGTTTCAGAGGGGAGGAAATTCGCAGAGTTTTTGTCAGCCATATCTACCGTTCGTTGGAACAAAAGGGCATTCGAACTTTCAAAGGTGAAACCGAGCTGAACCTGGAACCCTCTGAGATTCATCTGGCGGCTATCCGAGCCTCGAAAGTTGCAATCGTCGTCGTATCTAAGAACTATGTCTCTTCGCCTTCGGTCCTGAGAGAGCTCGAAGAGATTCTAAATTATCTGCGTAACGGTTACCTTACAGTCTTTCCAGTCTATTACGGAGTAGATGACTCGGATGTTAAAAGACAGGCCGAAGAAGTCTGCACTGATCAGGTGGAATTATCGGCGACGGCGTGGAGGAATGCACTGATGGAGCTGGCATGCATCTCCGGCGAGCAGTCAAACAATTG GCATTGCCTTGATAGGGAGGATGATGCGGAGCTGATCCTGAAAATCACAAATGACATTTGGGATAAGTTGACCTCTTCTAGATTCCGTGGCCTTGTGGGGATGGATCTCCGCATGAGACGACTTTATGAATTGTTGTGTTTGGATGCTAAGTATGATGAAGTACGCGAGATTGGCATTTGGGGTCGGGCAAGTCTTGGCAAAAGAACGCTTGCCAAGATTGTGTATCAAGAGATATCTCACTCTTTTGATGTCT CTTTTCAAGCATCGGGTAGTCTGCACATGATCTCCCCTGATGACACAGCATGGCTCACAGACCAAAGAGTACTTCTCGTTCTTGTCGGTGTTGATATAATTGAAAAACTAGATATCCTTAGGGAGTACATTAAACTGTTTGGTCCAGGGAGCAGAGTCATTGTAACCTGCCTAGACAAGAAGTTGCTTCTTGCCTGCGGGGTAACACTTTTGTACCAAGTTGAATCCCTAGAATTCTATGAAGCTCTAGAACTCTTGAACCTCCACGCTTTCAAGGATATTGCTCCTCTTGAAGGTTATGAACAGTTCTTAGCTCGTGCGATTAAGATTGGCAATGGTTATCCTTCAGTGATTGCTGCAGTCGGCTCAGAATTATGTGCTAAACCTAAAGAAGAGTGGGAAACAATATTGTCCAGATACGAGCAATCATCTGATGAATGCACTACAGGAACAGAGAGAAGTAGCTCTGATGCGTCAGTTGGATCTCGGTAG
- the LOC104759841 gene encoding toll/interleukin-1 receptor-like protein translates to MASSSSSRYGVFLSFRGTDTRRTFVSHLHKALVNRGIVTFKDDVKIRTGDPFPHEILEAIQDSIFAVIVISENFTSSKWCLIELQSIMELWSSKKLIVFPIFYGVEPSDVRKEEGHFWEPLKLHMCNSFAEEVPKWKEALTKVSYLNGKDSRKL, encoded by the coding sequence ATGgcttcgtcttcctcttcgCGCTACGGTGTGTTCCTGAGCTTCCGAGGAACTGATACTCGTAGAACCTTTGTCAGCCATCTTCACAAAGCCTTAGTTAACCGAGGAATCGTCACCTTTAAGGACGATGTGAAGATTAGAACGGGCGATCCTTTTCCCCACGAAATCCTTGAAGCTATCCAAGATTCGATTTTTGCAGTCATTGTTATCTCGGAGAATTTCACTTCTTCAAAGTGGTGTTTGATCGAGCTCCAATCGATAATGGAGCTTTGGAGCTCAAAAAAACTCATCGTCTTTCCGATCTTCTACGGAGTGGAGCCCTCTGATGTCAGGAAAGAGGAAGGCCATTTCTGGGAACCGCTTAAATTGCACATGTGTAACTCATTTGCAGAGGAGGTTCCTAAATGGAAAGAGGCTCTCACCAAAGTCTCCTATCTCAATGGAAAGGATTCTAGAAAATTGTAA
- the LOC104759842 gene encoding uncharacterized protein LOC104759842 encodes MNVRPFVQLDNLNPALDHQKIRVRIIRLWKSFKSLQMVFVDSDGTRIHASIEDGLVSRFQNQLAVGESKIVDTFSLVDYDNVIGQIVSVGNLDSVKTKGKDNVKLSSDAVDLIQLDDDPSPQKPKVTLYEEFFIVNEKSIMDQIVYALEARTCVTIATIHSVEVLPKWYYIACKVCNKKVQPYPPESQSGKDLLYSCGVCDSDVMEVDYNSQKIKLLFFDGLAQLFIGKKAEELALEKPKDDTAPIPGSLSALVGRTMLFKISITIENLKSDKSAYVVEKFWEKEDMVVKFGKELYGRNELSNNSLDLDGHKLQIAPAEMNLTSSKRDHTDSNVGTTGGHSMMTRKKIKTESRD; translated from the exons ATGAACGTTCGACCTTTTGTTCAGTTAGACAATCTCAACCCTGCTTTAGACCATCAAAAGATAAGAGTCCGTATCATAAGACTTTGGAAATCATTCAAGTCCCTTCAGATGGTCTTCGTTGATAGTGAT GGTACAAGGATACATGCATCTATTGAAGATGGTTTGGTCAGCAGGTTTCAAAACCAACTCGCTGTCGGCGAGTCAAAAATAGTCGACACGTTCAGCTTAGTGGATTATGATA atgtaaTCGGCCAAATCGTCAGTGTTGGAAATCTTGATAGcgtcaaaacaaaaggaaaggaTAATGTCAAATTGAGCT CTGATGCTGTTGATTTAATACAACTTGATGATGACCCAAGCCCTCAGAAACCCAAAGTGACATTATATGAGGAGTTTTTCATTGTGAACGAAAAGAGTATTATGGACCAAATCGTTTATGCACTTGAG GCGCGAACATGTGTGACAATCGCGACAATTCACTCTGTTGAAGTGTTGCCCAAATGGTATTATATTGCCTGTAAAGTTTGCAATAAGAAGGTGCAGCCATATCCACCAGAATCTCAATCTGGAAAGGATTTACTTTATAGTTGTGGAGTTTGTGATTCTGATGTTATGGAAGTTGATTACAA TTCGCAAAAGATTAAGCTGCTCTTCTTTGACGGTCTTGCCCAactatttattggaaaaaaagcAGAAGAACTAGCTTTGGAAAAACCTAAA GACGATACTGCACCTATTCCTGGAAGTCTCTCTGCCTTGGTAGGGAGGACTATGCTGTTTAAAATTTCGATTACAATCGAGAATTTAAAAAGTGACAAGTCTGCTTATGTTGTCGAAAAGTTTTGGGAAAAGGAAGACATGGTTGTGAAATTTGGAAAG GAACTATATGGAAGGAATGAACTTTCGAATAATTCTTTGGATCTCGACGGCCATAAGTTGCAAATCGCACCAGCTGAAATGAATTTGACTTCATCTAAGAGAGATCATACAGACAGCAATGTTGGAACGACTGGGGGTCATAGCATGAtgacaaggaaaaaaatcaaaactgaatctCGAGATTGA